The Acidobacteriota bacterium genomic interval ACCGAAAGCAACGATGACCTATTACCTTCTTCGGCGTTTGGTGCAGGTGGTGCCGGTGGCGCTGCTGGTGGCGACGCTAGTTTTCTCCCTCATTCATTTGATTCCCGGGGACCCGGTGCAGATGATGCTGGGGGACGGCGCTCAGGCGGCGGACGTCCAGGCGTTGAGGGAATCCCTGGGGCTGGACCGCCCGCTGGGAGAGCAATATCTGGAGTTCATGACCGGGCTCTTCCGCGGCGACCTGGGAGAGTCCTTGCACTATCGCCGGCCGGTGACGGAGCTGCTGGCGGAGCACTATCCCGCCACCCTCGAGCTGGCGTTGGCGAGCATGTTGGTGGCGTTGATGATCTCTCTGCCGCTGGGAGTGCTGGCGGCACTGCACAAAGACGGGGTGATCGATCAACTCTCCCGGTTCTTTTCGTTGTTGGGGGTTTCCATCCCCAACTTCTGGCTCGGCCCCATGTTGATCCTGGTGTTTGCGATCTATTGGAATCTGCTCCCGGTGTCGGGGCGGGAGGGGTGGGCCAGCCTGGTACTGCCGGCCATTACCTTGGGTACCGCCCTCGCCGGATTGCTCACCCGCATGGTGCGCTCGTCGGTGGCGGAGGAGCTTCATCGGCCTTATCTGGTGACCGCTCAGGCCAAGGGTTTGCGGCGGGGACAGGCGGTTGTGCGTCATGCCCTGCGCAATGCTTTGATTCCGGTGGTGACCATCATCGGTCTGCAATTTGGCGCTCTACTCACCGGCGCCATCATCACCGAGACCATCTTCTCCTGGCCGGGGTTGGGGCGATTGCTGATTCAGGCCATCCGGCTGCGGGACTATCCGTTGGTACAGGGTGGTGTGTTGATCATCGCGGTGACCTATGTGCTGGTGAATCTGCTCACGGATCTGATCTACGCGCTGCTCGATCCGCGCATTCGCTATCAGGAGGAAGGCGCATGAAGATCCGTGCTCATGCCCTGGTCGGGGCGGCGGTGGTGGCGGCGGTGCTCCTGACGGCGCTGCTGGCGCCCTGGCTGGCGCCCTACGATCCCAGCGCCCAGGATCTGGAACGCCGCCTCGAACCCCCGACCTTGGAACATCCGCTGGGGCAGGACGAGTTGGGTCGGGACATTCTTTCGAGAATGATTTACGGGGCCCGGGTGTCGGTGGGAGTGGGTCTTTCGGTGGTGCTCCTGGCGGGAGCTTTGGGGACCGCTTTGGGATCCCTATCAGGTTTCGTGGGCGGTCGCTTGGATACCCTGGTGATGCGCGTTTCCGATGTCTTCCTAGCCTTTCCGGGGATCCTCCTAGCCATCGCTTTGGTGGCGGTTCTGGGGCCGGCTCTGCGCCATGTGGTGCTGGCGTTGGTGGTCATCGGCTGGGTGGGGTACGCACGGTTGGTGCGGGGTCAGGTGCTGCAAATCCGGGAACAAGAATTCGTCCTCGCCGCCCGGACTACAGGGCTACGACCGTCGCGGGTGCTGTGGGTCCACGTATTGCCCAACGTGCTGCCGACACTGATGGTGCAGGCGAGCTTGGGAATGGCGGGAGCCATTCTGGCGGAGGCCGGGCTTTCGTTTCTCGGTTTGGGCATCCAACCCCCTACCCCTTCCTGGGGAGCGATGATCAATGCCGGCCGCAGCCATCTCTTGGATGCGCCGCATTTGGCGCTCTTCCCCGGCGCTGCCATCGTGCTCACCGTGCTGGGATTGAATTTCTTGGGCGATGCACTGGTCGACGCGCTCAATCCGCGGCTGCGGGGGGAGTTGGGGAAGCTCCCTTCCTCTACTTGAGGCCCCTTTCTCTACTTGAGGCCAATGCCTCCGGGTCTGGGCGCCCTAAGATCGAAAGCCCTTTCGTTTCCTTTCGGTTCAATTCATCATTCAGGATAGTGCGGCACCTTGGGCCGAGGTCGGCGGGGGCTTCGCCCGGGGCGCGGCTATCTGACGGATTATCAAGGACTTGGGGCGGGTCCGGCTTTTGCCGAAGGCGGGTTTCCGCCAGCTGGAGGAACGTTCATGGGAGCGTAGACTGAGGAAGACAACCCTTTTTTCCGATCATTGACTGGTTCTTTGTTGACTCGGTGCGGCATCTTAAGAATAATAGGCGCTGTTAGTTGATTTCTTTTCTTTCCCTTTTTAGGAGTTTCTAGGAACTGGCCCTTGCGGCCTTAGACACAGGAGAGCGGATTGCTTACACTTACTGAGGTTTCAAAACGAACGGGCATCTCGATGCCCACACTCCAGCGATACAAGAAAAACTACCAGGACCGGATCCCTTCGGAAGGCAAAGGCCGCATGCAGCGGTATCCGGAAGAGGCCTTGGAGGTTTTCGAAGAGATCAAGAAGGAGAACATCTCCAAGCGTGGCCGGCCGCGCAAGGAGAGTAGCGGCGATGGTGGTTCGAAGCGCAGAGGGCGCAAGACCCGCAGTCGCCGCAAGGCCCGCCGGAGCGCCGCCAAGAAGAAGGCGGAAGCGGCGAGCGACGATCAGGGCGAGGAGCTTCTGACCCTCACCGAGATCAGCAAGCGTACCGGTATTTCTTATCCCACTCTTTCCCGCTATGTGAAACAGCACAGCTCGCGGCTGAAGAGCAAGGGCAAGGGCCGTAGCCGGCGCTACTATCCGGAAGCGGTGGAGGTGTTCGAAGAGATTCGTTCCCAGAGCCGCCGTGGCCGTGGCCGCAGCAAGTCCACCGGCTCCAGCAGGTCCTCCTCTACCAGTCGGGTCACTTCTTCCGGCAGCAGCAAGGCGGATCGGGATGTGGTCAAGCGCCTGGCCGCCATCGAGCGCCAGCTGAAGGCGATCGAGAAGAAGCTCGACAAGCCGGTTCAGCTGACCCTCAAGCGGCGCTGATCGATCTCGGCAGTCAGAACTTCTGGTCAAGCCACGCGCCGGCGATCCGTTCGCAGGGACCACCTTCCGGGAGGCTTACTCCCGGGGCGATAAATGATCCCAGCCCAACGCCGGTAGCTCGACACAATCGACCGGGCCTTGTAATGACAGGGTCCGGTCGTTTTGTATGCGGCCGACGGCGGTGCAGCCAAAGCTCTCCGGTGGGTGAGTCTCGGGCGGTAGAGCGAAGAGCAGCACATAATCCTCCCCGCCTCCCAACTGGGTCTCCAGCGGATTCACCTCCAGAGCTCGGCACAGGGCCTGAAACTCTTTCGGTGCCGGCAGTGATGCGGCCTCGATCGCCGCTCCACAACCACTGGCGGCGCATAGCCGCGGCAGATCCTTGGCCAGCCCGTCGGATAGGTCGAGACCGGCGGCCCGGGGTTGGCTTCCGAGCCATTTGCCCAGCGCCAGTTGGGGCTCGGGGCGCAGATGACGGCGCAGGGAGTGGCGGGCGGCGGGGAGGAGCTCCGCGGGCAGCGAGTGCTCGGCGGCGAGGGGATCCGGGCGGCCTATCCGGCCCAGCAGGAAGCGGCCCAGGGCCGATTCCCCGAGGCTGCCGCCGACCCACAGCACATCTCCCGGGTGGGCCAGGTCGCGGCGCACCCAGCGCCCCCCGTCGGGCTGACGACCGATGAGGGTGAGGGTGGCGGTGACCGCCGGCGCCCGCGCCAGATCGCCGCCGGCGAGACGCAGGCCGTGAAATCTGCAGCCGTCGAGCAGGGCTCGAAAGAAGCGCTTGTGGGGGAAGTCCGCCGGGGCGGCGAGGGCGAGGAAGGCGTAGACAGGCTCGGCGCCCACCGCCGCCAGGTCGCTGAGGTTGACCGCCAACAGCCGATGGGCCACCACCGCCGGGTCAAGGCCGGGGAGGA includes:
- the nikB gene encoding nickel ABC transporter permease is translated as MTYYLLRRLVQVVPVALLVATLVFSLIHLIPGDPVQMMLGDGAQAADVQALRESLGLDRPLGEQYLEFMTGLFRGDLGESLHYRRPVTELLAEHYPATLELALASMLVALMISLPLGVLAALHKDGVIDQLSRFFSLLGVSIPNFWLGPMLILVFAIYWNLLPVSGREGWASLVLPAITLGTALAGLLTRMVRSSVAEELHRPYLVTAQAKGLRRGQAVVRHALRNALIPVVTIIGLQFGALLTGAIITETIFSWPGLGRLLIQAIRLRDYPLVQGGVLIIAVTYVLVNLLTDLIYALLDPRIRYQEEGA
- a CDS encoding ABC transporter permease gives rise to the protein MKIRAHALVGAAVVAAVLLTALLAPWLAPYDPSAQDLERRLEPPTLEHPLGQDELGRDILSRMIYGARVSVGVGLSVVLLAGALGTALGSLSGFVGGRLDTLVMRVSDVFLAFPGILLAIALVAVLGPALRHVVLALVVIGWVGYARLVRGQVLQIREQEFVLAARTTGLRPSRVLWVHVLPNVLPTLMVQASLGMAGAILAEAGLSFLGLGIQPPTPSWGAMINAGRSHLLDAPHLALFPGAAIVLTVLGLNFLGDALVDALNPRLRGELGKLPSST
- a CDS encoding MerR family transcriptional regulator; the encoded protein is MLTLTEVSKRTGISMPTLQRYKKNYQDRIPSEGKGRMQRYPEEALEVFEEIKKENISKRGRPRKESSGDGGSKRRGRKTRSRRKARRSAAKKKAEAASDDQGEELLTLTEISKRTGISYPTLSRYVKQHSSRLKSKGKGRSRRYYPEAVEVFEEIRSQSRRGRGRSKSTGSSRSSSTSRVTSSGSSKADRDVVKRLAAIERQLKAIEKKLDKPVQLTLKRR
- the thiL gene encoding thiamine-phosphate kinase; this translates as MRRRTPATMGEDELLAWLRRQDSRLAELLGDDAALLPPSPDEGSRHQAVTVDSQIEGIHFLPGLDPAVVAHRLLAVNLSDLAAVGAEPVYAFLALAAPADFPHKRFFRALLDGCRFHGLRLAGGDLARAPAVTATLTLIGRQPDGGRWVRRDLAHPGDVLWVGGSLGESALGRFLLGRIGRPDPLAAEHSLPAELLPAARHSLRRHLRPEPQLALGKWLGSQPRAAGLDLSDGLAKDLPRLCAASGCGAAIEAASLPAPKEFQALCRALEVNPLETQLGGGEDYVLLFALPPETHPPESFGCTAVGRIQNDRTLSLQGPVDCVELPALGWDHLSPRE